Proteins from a genomic interval of Rubinisphaera italica:
- a CDS encoding segregation and condensation protein A — protein sequence MQATSYQIDVKDFFNGPVDLLLYLVRKQEVDVLEVSLADITKQFLEYLEVLEIIDFDIAADFLVAASAMLEMKSRLALIKDETVEQEEEVEAEETNQNLVQHLLQYQQLREAAEALQEQALAWQDRYPRLADERPSSKRSVADDVIKDLEIWDLVGAFARIVKKKTKDGEATVRFDETPIHVYVEQIGKQVRETGRVRFQDLFSKEDDRSKSIGMFLAILELLRHHHYRAEQEQDFADIWILPPLENVDRDNEDAD from the coding sequence ATGCAAGCCACTTCTTATCAAATTGATGTGAAAGATTTCTTCAACGGTCCTGTGGATCTGTTGTTGTATCTGGTACGCAAGCAGGAAGTCGATGTCCTGGAGGTTTCGCTGGCAGATATTACGAAGCAGTTTCTGGAATATCTGGAAGTTCTCGAAATTATTGATTTTGATATCGCAGCCGATTTTCTGGTCGCTGCTTCGGCTATGCTGGAGATGAAAAGTCGGCTGGCGTTGATTAAAGATGAAACCGTCGAGCAGGAAGAGGAAGTTGAAGCTGAGGAGACGAACCAGAATCTGGTGCAACATCTGTTGCAGTATCAGCAATTGCGGGAAGCTGCTGAAGCTTTGCAGGAGCAAGCGCTTGCCTGGCAGGATCGATATCCCCGCCTGGCTGATGAACGCCCTTCTTCGAAACGTTCCGTCGCTGATGATGTGATTAAAGATCTGGAAATCTGGGACCTGGTCGGGGCGTTTGCGCGAATCGTCAAGAAGAAAACGAAAGACGGAGAAGCAACCGTCCGCTTCGACGAGACGCCCATTCATGTCTATGTCGAACAGATCGGAAAACAGGTTCGCGAGACGGGTCGGGTTCGATTTCAGGATCTGTTTTCTAAAGAAGACGATCGCAGTAAATCGATCGGAATGTTTCTGGCGATTCTGGAACTCTTAAGGCACCACCATTATCGAGCCGAGCAGGAGCAGGATTTTGCGGACATCTGGATTCTGCCGCCGCTTGAAAATGTCGACCGGGACAACGAAGATGCTGATTGA
- a CDS encoding TIGR04283 family arsenosugar biosynthesis glycosyltransferase → MDISIVIPALNEAERIGRLIDSLRNLPDFGELNCEIIVVDGGSQDETFEAAKNADLVLKSSRGRAIQQNTGTEQARGEILLFLHADCELTAGTLLDAKSQLVKPGVIAGCFSQKIDAASYRYRAMEWGNRQRVRWLGWSYGDQGLYLKRDIFNSLGGFPQEPFLEDLIFSKRLRKLGRIAVSRQKIIVSPRRWQKQGLFRQTLRNWTIITLAHCGVSPTRLAKMYPSVR, encoded by the coding sequence ATGGACATTTCAATTGTGATCCCGGCTCTCAACGAAGCCGAGCGAATAGGGCGGTTGATTGATTCTTTACGTAACTTGCCAGATTTCGGAGAATTGAATTGTGAAATCATCGTTGTCGATGGCGGGAGTCAGGATGAAACTTTCGAAGCAGCCAAAAACGCAGATCTTGTTCTGAAAAGTTCTCGGGGACGTGCGATTCAGCAAAACACAGGAACAGAGCAAGCCCGCGGAGAAATTCTACTATTTCTGCATGCAGACTGTGAATTAACGGCCGGGACATTGCTCGATGCAAAGTCCCAACTTGTTAAGCCGGGGGTGATCGCAGGTTGCTTCTCGCAGAAAATCGATGCTGCTTCTTACAGATATCGAGCGATGGAATGGGGAAATCGTCAACGGGTGCGCTGGCTCGGCTGGTCTTATGGTGATCAGGGTCTGTATTTGAAACGAGACATTTTCAACAGTCTCGGCGGCTTTCCCCAAGAGCCATTTCTGGAAGATTTGATCTTCTCAAAGCGACTTAGAAAACTGGGACGAATTGCTGTCTCGCGACAAAAAATCATCGTCAGCCCCCGCCGCTGGCAAAAACAAGGGCTCTTCCGGCAAACGCTCAGAAACTGGACCATCATCACGCTTGCTCATTGCGGAGTTTCCCCGACGAGATTAGCGAAGATGTATCCGAGTGTGCGGTAA
- a CDS encoding ABC transporter permease, whose amino-acid sequence MNLFTIALKSIRQRLLASSLTALSVALGVALMIAVLIANTVVSKTFDLQGFGYDLIVGPQGSELDLVLNTVYRIAPPIENLPYRYYEELKENKHIGIAVPIALGDSTEQGNFPILGTTVEYFAVEYAQGKKFRTSGEWPNGKWESVIGSSVARENNWKIGDEFQMVHAGQDDHVHDEKFKIVGILEATATPNDRTVFVNLNGFYAIAGHEKPIQEAIDREMEFFGETEAEVRAYHAADLKEMEAHAGHDHSGHDHAHHHDHATPDLQKEVTAILVRMKEDPKNPTLAQSRAIEFSADLKEGFKAQAVNPIRPMQRLMTYLVGNVRLILINLTAIIIVVSGVSIFVSIYNSMSERKREIAIMRALGADRMAVFSIILTESIILCLAGGIIGILLGHGLIMFASPILEASTGLIIDPLVFDPMELTIIPVMIGLAALVGFIPGLTAYRTDVAENLSS is encoded by the coding sequence ATGAATCTGTTTACAATCGCTCTGAAAAGTATCCGTCAGCGATTACTGGCCTCGTCTTTGACAGCCTTAAGTGTTGCTCTGGGTGTCGCTTTGATGATTGCCGTTTTGATTGCCAACACTGTCGTTTCAAAGACGTTTGACCTGCAGGGGTTTGGCTATGATTTGATTGTCGGCCCCCAGGGGAGCGAACTTGATCTGGTTCTGAATACGGTTTACCGCATCGCTCCTCCCATCGAAAACCTGCCGTACCGTTACTACGAAGAGCTAAAAGAAAACAAGCACATCGGCATCGCCGTGCCGATTGCATTAGGCGACAGCACTGAACAGGGAAATTTTCCAATTCTCGGCACGACTGTTGAATATTTTGCCGTCGAATACGCACAGGGAAAGAAGTTTCGTACGAGTGGAGAGTGGCCGAATGGGAAATGGGAATCGGTGATTGGATCCAGCGTCGCCAGAGAGAACAACTGGAAAATTGGCGACGAATTTCAAATGGTGCATGCCGGTCAGGATGATCATGTCCACGATGAAAAATTCAAAATCGTCGGCATCCTCGAAGCGACTGCTACTCCGAATGACCGGACGGTTTTCGTCAACCTGAATGGTTTTTATGCGATTGCAGGCCACGAGAAACCGATTCAGGAAGCGATTGATCGGGAAATGGAATTCTTTGGGGAAACGGAAGCGGAAGTTCGAGCCTATCACGCTGCTGATTTGAAGGAGATGGAAGCTCACGCCGGTCACGATCATAGTGGTCACGACCACGCCCATCATCACGATCACGCCACGCCAGATTTGCAGAAGGAAGTGACGGCCATTCTCGTCCGGATGAAAGAAGATCCAAAGAATCCGACACTGGCTCAATCTCGTGCCATTGAGTTTTCTGCAGACCTGAAAGAGGGATTCAAAGCTCAGGCCGTCAATCCGATTCGCCCGATGCAGCGTTTGATGACTTACCTGGTTGGCAATGTCCGGCTGATTCTGATCAATCTGACCGCAATCATCATTGTGGTTTCGGGAGTCAGCATCTTTGTCAGCATCTATAATTCGATGTCGGAACGAAAACGGGAAATCGCCATCATGCGGGCACTCGGAGCAGACCGTATGGCAGTCTTTTCAATCATCCTCACCGAATCCATCATTCTTTGTCTGGCTGGAGGAATCATTGGAATTCTGCTCGGACATGGACTGATCATGTTCGCCAGCCCAATCCTCGAAGCCAGCACCGGACTCATCATCGATCCACTCGTTTTCGATCCGATGGAACTGACCATCATCCCCGTGATGATCGGTCTGGCCGCCTTAGTCGGATTCATTCCCGGACTGACAGCCTATCGAACGGACGTGGCGGAGAATCTTTCATCGTAA
- a CDS encoding ATP-binding cassette domain-containing protein codes for MSESSSEKTIEIIGARVHNLQNVSVTIPLHQWTALAGVSGSGKSSLAFDTLHAESQRRYFETLSTSARNLLDQLERPDVDRIDNLPATIAIGLRNQPRFGNTTLSQTAELDELIIRLLIDSGELQCPQCRLGVRPQYLADVLQQISQFSEGIRFQVCIPVRVQAKKVDQLEAAIQEEKTFWENEGFHRFLDFSGTTSKSKKTASFLVIVDRLKSEKTENSRTAESVEQALNIGQGRCLILAEEVVAGIQYRIPISDERDREWQGYFFSSEPECPQCGTIYPELEPQLFRPTSPIGACAECSGRGIQVTNKSTHLCEGCEGSGLREVARLARFLPADSTSNSPLTYAEIQNFTLQELNENLNRIGSLSSSISQSLRTVLQKRIALLLELGLGSLQLNRLIRTLSQGEFQRVVLMSALNNDFVNTLYLFDEPTNGLHPADRLPVVKFLRQLVEHGNTVLTIEHHSDILAKADSVIELGPAAGKEGGTITYQGTVEPYLQQIKKEFQEKEDSNNSDFSNDQPDLLQLTDIHCHNLKGMDVQFPLKRLTAVTGVCGSGKSTLICETLYPALSLQIADRGEQKEAVTFENDPFRPAGKVASITGADSIDECVLMNETQLTKSSRSTPATYLKVFDDIRKLFAETVDAQARGYTPSRFSFNSSRGGRCSHCEGLGFIEMDMQFLANLTLPCPECHGSRFQPETLKVSYRNRNIHDVLSMTADEAFAFFRNHQSILRKLQLLRDVGLGYLTLGQSTATLSRGESQRLKLASYLNATSGLHQLFLFDEPASGLHPRDIETLLQSLKRLVEQGHTVIVIEHDSRIIQAADWVIDLGIDMETGESSAVYSGSPSGFRDCTESLTAQYLDHV; via the coding sequence ATGTCCGAGTCGAGTTCTGAAAAAACGATCGAAATCATCGGGGCTCGGGTTCATAACCTGCAGAATGTTTCCGTCACAATTCCGCTGCATCAATGGACCGCTCTGGCGGGCGTGAGTGGTTCCGGAAAAAGCAGTCTGGCTTTCGATACGCTGCATGCGGAAAGTCAGCGACGTTACTTTGAAACGCTCTCGACCTCTGCTCGAAATTTGCTCGATCAGCTGGAGCGTCCCGATGTCGATCGCATCGACAATCTGCCCGCGACCATTGCGATCGGCCTGCGAAATCAACCTCGGTTCGGCAATACGACACTTTCACAAACTGCAGAGCTCGATGAGTTGATCATACGACTGCTGATCGACTCAGGCGAATTGCAATGCCCTCAATGTCGGCTTGGTGTTCGTCCCCAATATTTGGCCGACGTCCTGCAACAGATTTCACAGTTTTCGGAAGGCATACGATTTCAGGTTTGTATTCCCGTGCGCGTACAGGCGAAAAAAGTCGATCAGCTCGAAGCTGCTATTCAGGAGGAAAAAACCTTCTGGGAGAATGAAGGGTTCCATCGCTTTCTGGACTTTTCCGGGACAACCTCGAAAAGCAAAAAAACGGCCAGTTTCCTGGTGATTGTGGATCGCCTCAAATCCGAGAAGACCGAGAATTCTCGAACCGCAGAGAGTGTGGAACAGGCTCTCAATATCGGACAGGGGCGTTGTCTAATTCTGGCAGAAGAAGTAGTTGCAGGAATTCAGTATCGCATCCCGATTTCCGATGAACGTGATCGCGAATGGCAAGGATATTTCTTTTCCAGCGAGCCGGAATGTCCCCAGTGTGGCACGATTTATCCGGAACTCGAACCTCAATTGTTTCGGCCGACTTCTCCCATAGGTGCATGTGCTGAATGTTCTGGACGTGGAATCCAGGTGACAAATAAATCGACACATTTGTGCGAGGGGTGCGAGGGATCAGGATTAAGAGAAGTGGCTCGACTGGCCAGATTTCTCCCAGCTGATTCAACGTCAAACAGTCCTTTGACTTATGCAGAAATTCAAAATTTCACGTTGCAGGAGCTCAACGAGAATTTAAATCGAATTGGTTCCCTGAGTTCTTCAATCTCTCAGTCACTGCGAACTGTTCTGCAGAAGAGGATTGCTCTCCTGCTCGAACTCGGTTTAGGCTCACTACAACTCAATAGATTGATTCGCACATTATCGCAAGGAGAATTTCAGCGGGTTGTGCTGATGTCAGCGTTGAATAACGATTTCGTGAACACTCTTTATCTGTTTGATGAACCAACTAACGGACTGCATCCAGCTGATCGGCTTCCCGTTGTCAAGTTTCTCCGTCAGTTAGTTGAGCATGGCAATACAGTCCTGACGATTGAACATCACAGCGATATTCTTGCCAAAGCAGATAGTGTGATTGAACTGGGACCAGCCGCTGGGAAAGAAGGGGGCACGATAACTTATCAGGGAACAGTCGAGCCTTACCTGCAGCAAATCAAGAAAGAATTTCAGGAGAAAGAGGATTCGAACAATTCCGATTTCAGCAATGATCAACCAGATCTCCTGCAGTTGACTGATATTCATTGTCACAATCTCAAAGGAATGGACGTTCAATTTCCGCTCAAGCGACTGACGGCCGTGACCGGAGTTTGTGGTAGCGGAAAATCTACTCTGATCTGCGAAACGCTTTACCCTGCATTGTCTCTGCAAATTGCAGATCGAGGCGAACAGAAAGAAGCCGTCACATTCGAGAACGATCCCTTCCGACCTGCTGGAAAAGTCGCGAGTATTACGGGAGCAGACTCGATTGACGAATGTGTGCTGATGAATGAAACGCAGTTGACGAAATCATCACGCAGCACGCCAGCGACATATCTCAAGGTTTTTGATGACATTCGCAAACTGTTTGCTGAAACAGTTGATGCACAAGCACGCGGTTATACCCCTTCGCGATTCAGTTTCAATTCGAGCCGTGGGGGGCGCTGTTCACATTGCGAAGGTCTTGGTTTCATTGAAATGGACATGCAGTTTCTGGCGAATCTGACACTTCCCTGCCCCGAATGTCATGGTTCCCGTTTTCAGCCGGAGACGCTGAAAGTCAGTTATCGTAATCGTAACATCCACGATGTTCTCTCGATGACAGCCGATGAGGCGTTTGCCTTTTTCAGGAACCATCAAAGCATTCTGCGCAAACTGCAATTGTTGCGAGATGTCGGCCTCGGGTATTTGACACTTGGACAATCGACCGCCACGCTTTCTCGCGGAGAATCCCAGCGACTCAAGCTCGCTTCGTATCTCAATGCAACATCCGGGCTGCATCAATTATTTCTGTTCGATGAACCCGCCAGCGGATTACATCCCCGGGATATTGAAACCCTGCTGCAATCTCTCAAGCGGTTGGTCGAACAGGGACATACTGTCATTGTGATCGAACACGATTCTCGCATCATTCAGGCAGCTGACTGGGTGATCGATCTGGGGATTGATATGGAGACGGGAGAGAGTTCCGCCGTTTATTCTGGATCACCCAGTGGGTTCAGAGATTGCACAGAATCACTGACAGCTCAATATCTCGATCATGTTTGA